The following are from one region of the Arachis duranensis cultivar V14167 chromosome 10, aradu.V14167.gnm2.J7QH, whole genome shotgun sequence genome:
- the LOC107471247 gene encoding chloroplastic group IIB intron splicing facilitator CRS2-B, chloroplastic gives MLHAASPAPGFCLSCPRNLHRPRDSREPSVRARSPVCCSVPETKNGATKVEYTPWLVVGLGNPGSKYHGTRHNVGFEVIDSISRAEGIRMNTIQSKALIGMGSIGDVPILLAKPQTYMNFSGESVGPLAAYYQVPLRHILLVYDEMSLPNGVLRLQPKGGHGYHNGLKNVMGHLDGSREFPRLSLGIGNPPGNMDVKAFLLQKFSSVERKQIDTSLEQGVEAVRTLVLNGFNNHVYRFNLGQKYKYHKV, from the exons ATGTTGCATGCAGCATCACCTGCCCCTGGATTTTGTTTGAGCTGTCCCAGGAACCTTCATCGTCCTCGTGATTCGAGGGAGCCTTCGGTTAGAGCGAGGTCTCCGGTTTGCTGTTCGGTACCAGAGACAAAGAATGGAGCTACTAAAGTGGAGTATACTCCTTGGCTTGTTGTAGGCTTGGGTAACCCTGGAAGTAAATACCATGGAACTAGGCACAAT GTGGGATTTGAAGTAATCGATAGCATTTCTAGAGCAGAAGGGATTCGGATGAACACAATACAGTCTAAGGCATTGATTGGAATGG GTTCTATAGGAGATGTACCAATTTTGCTAGCAAAGCCTCAAACATACATGAACTTTAGTGGTGAATCG GTTGGGCCTCTTGCTGCATATTATCAAGTACCCCTGCGTCATATTCTACTA GTTTATGATGAAATGAGCCTTCCAAATGGTGTTTTAAGGCTTCAACCTAAAGGCGGACATGGTTACCACAATGG GTTGAAAAATGTCATGGGCCATTTGGATGGTTCCCGCGAGTTTCCTCGGCTTTCCTTAG GAATCGGAAATCCTCCTGGAAATATGGATGTGAAAGCTTTTCTTCTGCAGAAGTTCAGTTCAGTGGAGCGAAAACAG ATTGATACTTCATTGGAGCAAGGAGTTGAAGCAGTGAGGACCCTGGTGTTAAATGGGTTTAATAACCATGTGTACAGATTCAACTTAGGGCAAAAATACAAGTACCATAAGgtttaa